A region of Epinephelus moara isolate mb chromosome 15, YSFRI_EMoa_1.0, whole genome shotgun sequence DNA encodes the following proteins:
- the LOC126401884 gene encoding receptor activity-modifying protein 1-like: MAVGSASLLRAGFVLLMAAHVLQSVSACNRVYYERMINDFCLAKFKFDMGGLEQGLWCSWPDTMEIYEGLTNCTYQVALRMDCFWPNQIVDRFFMQVHRLYFHNCALTGRLLHDPPISILAPFIAVPVLITLLMTALVVWRSKRTEGVL, translated from the exons ATGGCTGTGGGGAGCGCGTCGCTCCTGAGAGCGGGGTTTGTGTTGTTGATGGCAG CTCACGTCCTGCAATCGGTGTCTGCCTGCAACAGGGTCTACTACGAAAGGATGATCAATGATTTCTGCTTAGCTAAGTTCAAATTCGACATGGGAGGGCTGGAGCAAGGCCTGTGGTGCAGCTGGCCCGACACCATGGA GATCTACGAGGGGCTAACAAACTGCACCTACCAGGTGGCTTTGAGGATGGACTGCTTCTGGCCGAATCAGATAGTCGACCGCTTCTTCATGCAGGTTCATCGGCTGTACTTCCACAACTGTGCCCTGACCGGCCGGCTCCTACATGACCCGCCGATCAGCATCCTCGCCCCATTCATCGCAGTGCCAGTGCTGATTACCCTCCTCATGACTGCCCTCGTGGTGTGGAGGAGTAAACGCACAGAGGGGGTTTTATAG